One Peromyscus leucopus breed LL Stock chromosome 4, UCI_PerLeu_2.1, whole genome shotgun sequence genomic region harbors:
- the Phf20 gene encoding PHD finger protein 20 isoform X2: protein MSKLFPKIRPKETDHKSLSSSSEKREKFKEQRKATVNVKKDKAEKALKTEKRPKQPDKEGKLTCSEKGKVSEKSLPKNEKEDKENISENDRGCPGDVQVEKKPENDLVKSPQESLKEPRRKRGRPPSIAPTAVDSNSQTLQPITLELRRRKISKGGDIPLKRPRLDKNSSQEQSKNRSENSDRDLSRRRSSRLSTNGTHEILDSDSVVPALVHTVDTNPLQDKSSSAKESSEGQLKSPLEAGQVSSVLTCHSFGDGLGAAGLEVNCKSMGENTMKTEPVSPLAEVQEVSTVEVPNTLKKADDFVTLNVPSVDLDHKFRCKVVDCLKFFRKAKLLHYHMKYFHGMEKSPEPEESPGKRHVQTRGSAVPDKANQESLTRKRVSASSPAAKDKEKNKEKKFKELVRVKPKKKKKKKKKTKPECPCSEDISDTSQEPSPPKAFAVTKCGSSHKPGVHLSPQLHGSDNGNLKGKLKTCEEENLSESSSESFLWSDEEYGQDVDVTTNPDEELDGDDRYDFEVVRCICEVQEENDFMIQCEECQCWQHGVCMGLLEENVPEKYTCYVCQDPPGQRPGFKYWYDKEWLSRGHMHGLAFLEENYSHQNAKKIVATHQLLGDVQKVIEVLHGLQLKMSILQSREHPDLQLWCQPWKQHSAEGRVHSRHIHITDTRSKEESPSYRTLNGAVEKPLSLPRSVEESYITSEHCYQKPRTYYPAVEQKLVVETRGSALDDTVNPLCENGDDPLSPRLGWPLDQDRSRGDSDPKPCSPKVKEYIAKKVLPEEAPARKLLDRGGEGLVSSQHQWHFNLLTHVESLQDEVTHRMDSIEKELDVLESWLDYTGELEPPEPLARLPQLKHCIKQLLTDLGKVQQIALCCST from the exons ATGTCAAAGCTTTTTCCAAAGATCAG GCCTAAAGAAACAGATCACAAAAGTCTTTCATCATCATCTGAGAAACGAGAGAAGTTTAAAGAGCAGAGAAAAGCCACGGTCAATGTGAAGAAAGACAAAGCGGAAAAAGCCTTAAAGACAGAAAAGCGGCCCAAACAGCCTGACAAAGAAGGAAAGCTGACCTGTTCAGAGAAGGGCAAAGTGTCAGAGAAAAGCCTTCCCAAGAACGAGAAGGAAGACAAGGAGAACATTTCCGAGAATGACAGGGGGTGCCCTGGGGATGTCCAGGTGGAAAAGAAGCCTGAAAATGACCTTGTGAAGAGTCCACAAGAGAGCCTGAAGGAGCCAAGAAGAAAACGAGGCAGACCCCCTTCCATAGCTCCTACTG CTGTAGATTCAAACTCTCAAACTTTGCAACCAATAACATTGGAATTGAGAAGACGGAAAATATCAAAAGGAGGTGACATCCCATTAAAACGTCCCCGACTTGACAAAAATTCAT CCCAGGAACAGTCCAAAAACCGCTCTGAAAacagtgacagagatttgtccagGAGACGGTCCTCCAGGCTGTCCACTAATGGGACCCATGAGATCCTAGATTCCGACTCGGTTGTACCTGCTCTGGTTCATACGGTTGATACGAATCCTCTACAAGACAAGTCATCCAGTGCCAAGGAGTCTTCCGAAG GTCAGTTGAAGTCTCCATTGGAAGCTGGCCAGGTCTCATCTGTATTAACTTGCCACTCCTTTGGGGATGGACTGGGGGCTGCAGGCTTGGAGGTGAACTGCAAGTCAATGGGAGAAAACACTATGAAAACAGAACCGGTGTCTCCTCTTGCTGAGGTGCAGGAGGTTTCGACTGTTGAAG TTCCAAATACTTTGAAGAAAGCAGATGACTTTGTGACATTGAATGTGCCGTCTGTGGACCTAGATCACAAGTTTCGATGCAAGGTTGTGGACTGTTTGAAATTTTTCCGCAAGGCTAAACTGCTGCACTATCATATGAAGTATTTCCATGGGATGGAGAAATCACCAGAGCCAGAGGAGAGCCCAGGGAAGAGGCATGTGCAAACTCGGGGCTCTGCAGTGCCTGACAAGGCCAACCAGGAGAGCCTGACCAGGAAGCGAGTCTCTGCCAGCTCCCCAG CTGCAAAGgacaaggaaaagaataaagagaagaaattcaAAGAGCTTGTGAGAGTGaagccaaagaagaaaaagaaaaagaaaaagaaaaccaagcctG AATGTCCCTGCAGCGAAGACATCAGTGACACCTCCCAGGAACCTTCTCCACCCAAAGCATTTGCTGTCACCAAGTGTGGGTCCTCCCACAAGCCTGGGGTCCATCTGAGCCCGCAGCTCCATGGCTCAGATAATGGAAACCTTAAAGGGAAACTGAAGACATGTG agGAGGAGAATTTGAGCGAGTCCTCTTCCGAGAGCTTTCTTTGGAGTGATGAGGAATATGGTCAAGATGTCGATGTGACCACCAACCCAGATGAGGAGCTTGATGGTGATGACCGCTATGATTTTGAGGTGGTCCGTTGCATCTGTGAAGTCCAGGAGGAAAATGACTTCATGATTCAG TGTGAAGAATGCCAGTGCTGGCAGCACGGGGTCTGCATGGGACTGCTGGAGGAAAATGTGCCCGAGAAGTACACCTGCTACGTCTGCCAAGACCCTCCAG GTCAGAGGCCTGGCTTCAAGTACTGGTATGACAAGGAGTGGTTGAGCCGAGGACATATGCATGGCCTGGCCTTTCTAGAAGAGAACTACTCCCATCAGAATGCCAAGAAGATCGTGGCCACCCATCAGCTTCTTGGTGATGTACAGAAAGTGATTGAGGTTCTTCACGGCCTGCAGCTCAAGATGAGCATCTTGCA AAGCAGGGAGCATCCTGATCTGCAGCTGTGGTGCCAGCCCTGGAAACAGCACTCTGCAGAGGGGAGAGTGCATTCCAGACACATTCACATCACAGACACCAGGAGCAAGGAGGAATCCCCGAGCTATAGAACTTTGAATGGGGCAGTGGAGAAGCCATTGTCCCTGCCCCGGTCTGTGGAGGAGTCTTACATCACCAGCGAGCATTGCTACCAGAAGCCCCGCACCTATTACCCTGCTGTGGAGCAGAAGCTGGTGGTAGAGACGAGAGGCTCTGCCCTTGATGACACAGTCAACCCCCTCTGTGAGAACGGTGACGATCCCCTCTCCCCTCGCCTAGGCTGGCCTCTCGACCAAGACAGGAGCAGAGGGGACAGTGATCCTAAACCCTGCTCCCCAAAG GTGAAGGAATACATTGCCAAGAAGGTCCTGCCAGAGGAAGCCCCTGCTCGGAAGTTACTGGACAGAGGTGGAGAAGGGCTGGTGAGCTCACAGCACCAGTGGCACTTCAACCTGCTGACACACGTGGAGTCTCTTCAGGATGAAGTGACGCATCGGATGGACTCAATTGAGAAGGAGCTGGATG